The following proteins are co-located in the Aeromicrobium phoceense genome:
- a CDS encoding ArsR/SmtB family transcription factor, whose amino-acid sequence MVVHTQNELTDAEVDRIFHALADATRRDIVRRTLVGEASVSRLADSYDMSFAAVQKHVAVLEGAGLVTKHRQGRERLVRGNPDTIARAQHLLDEFELLWRSRVERLDALLAEDPDPS is encoded by the coding sequence ATGGTTGTACATACTCAGAACGAGCTGACCGACGCCGAGGTCGACCGCATCTTCCACGCCCTCGCCGACGCCACCCGACGCGACATCGTCCGACGCACCCTCGTGGGCGAGGCGTCCGTGTCCCGGCTGGCCGACTCGTACGACATGTCGTTCGCCGCGGTGCAGAAGCACGTGGCCGTCCTGGAAGGGGCCGGACTGGTGACCAAGCACCGACAAGGCCGCGAGCGACTGGTCCGTGGCAATCCCGACACGATCGCCCGGGCCCAGCACCTGCTCGACGAGTTCGAGCTCCTCTGGCGCTCGCGCGTCGAGCGTCTCGACGCCCTGCTGGCCGAAGACCCCGACCCCTCCTGA
- a CDS encoding TetR family transcriptional regulator, giving the protein MPDDALSLLPERLELPRGRAALPEREVEASQRGRILQAVCDEVAAAGYARTTVTGITRRARVSRTTFYQCFSDKEEAFASAHETISEQLVQFIRDQAMRTPDSAWEERIELGVQGLMTCLEARPTFARSFLVEVHVAGDRVRRQRDLVVERHARSLARVATLAAATGAQVRVPTDLEVIGAIGATEELVSRQIRATDPRRRLRLSSVVPPVVAIHSALLRPV; this is encoded by the coding sequence GTGCCCGACGACGCCCTGAGCCTGCTGCCCGAGCGGCTGGAGCTGCCGCGCGGCCGGGCGGCGCTGCCCGAGCGCGAGGTCGAGGCGTCCCAGCGGGGCCGCATCCTGCAGGCCGTCTGCGACGAGGTCGCCGCCGCGGGGTACGCGCGAACGACCGTCACCGGCATCACCCGGCGCGCGCGGGTCTCGCGGACCACCTTCTACCAGTGCTTCTCCGACAAGGAGGAGGCCTTCGCGTCGGCGCACGAGACGATCAGCGAGCAGCTGGTCCAGTTCATCCGCGACCAGGCGATGCGGACGCCGGACTCGGCGTGGGAGGAGCGGATCGAACTCGGGGTGCAGGGCCTGATGACCTGCTTGGAGGCCCGGCCCACGTTCGCCCGCAGCTTCCTGGTGGAGGTCCACGTCGCGGGCGACCGCGTGCGACGCCAGCGCGACCTCGTCGTCGAGCGCCATGCCCGCAGCCTCGCGCGGGTCGCCACCCTGGCCGCGGCGACCGGGGCCCAGGTCCGCGTCCCCACCGACCTCGAGGTCATCGGGGCGATCGGGGCGACCGAGGAGCTGGTGTCGCGCCAGATCCGCGCCACGGATCCGCGACGGCGGCTCCGGCTCTCGAGCGTCGTGCCCCCGGTCGTCGCGATCCACTCGGCGCTGCTCCGCCCCGTCTGA
- a CDS encoding SRPBCC family protein produces MPITSVSKDTDDLTMTVVADFPVPVRRLWDAYADPRQLERFWGPVEWPATFSRHDMTAAGESHYVMTGPEGETSAGYWKFLSVDEGKGFEVEDGFASEPGVPNRDMPSMRMSFAFEETGEGSRVTTTTWFASLQDLEQLIAGGMEEGMTSAMGQMDEVLADLASFAAGSGTQTQLLDDTHVRVTRVIRGTVEQVWRAHTEPDLMKRWLLGPDGWTMPVCEVATEVGDTYRYEWEQEGGGNRFGFTGELLEVHAPIRSVTTERMIGMEGEGTLNEQTLTPVEGGTLLTVVITYPSRELRDQILATGMTDGMETSYARLEREVLATV; encoded by the coding sequence ATGCCCATCACCTCCGTGTCCAAGGACACCGACGACCTGACCATGACCGTGGTCGCCGACTTCCCCGTGCCGGTCCGCCGGCTGTGGGACGCCTACGCCGACCCCCGCCAGCTCGAGCGCTTCTGGGGACCCGTCGAGTGGCCCGCCACGTTCAGCCGCCACGACATGACCGCCGCCGGCGAGTCGCACTACGTGATGACCGGCCCCGAGGGCGAGACGAGCGCCGGGTACTGGAAGTTCCTGTCCGTCGACGAGGGCAAGGGCTTCGAGGTCGAGGACGGCTTCGCCTCCGAGCCCGGCGTCCCGAACCGCGACATGCCATCCATGCGGATGAGCTTCGCCTTCGAGGAGACCGGCGAGGGGTCGCGGGTCACCACCACGACGTGGTTCGCCTCGCTGCAGGACCTCGAGCAGCTGATCGCGGGCGGCATGGAGGAGGGCATGACCTCGGCGATGGGCCAGATGGACGAGGTCCTGGCCGACCTCGCCTCCTTCGCCGCCGGGTCGGGCACGCAGACCCAGCTGCTCGACGACACGCACGTGCGCGTCACCCGTGTCATCCGCGGCACCGTCGAGCAGGTGTGGCGCGCCCACACCGAGCCCGATCTCATGAAGCGCTGGCTGCTCGGACCCGACGGCTGGACGATGCCGGTGTGCGAGGTGGCCACCGAGGTCGGTGACACCTACCGCTACGAGTGGGAGCAGGAGGGCGGCGGCAACCGGTTCGGCTTCACCGGCGAGCTCCTCGAGGTCCACGCGCCCATCCGCAGCGTCACCACCGAGCGGATGATCGGGATGGAGGGCGAGGGGACGCTCAACGAGCAGACCCTCACCCCCGTCGAGGGCGGCACCCTGCTGACCGTCGTGATCACCTACCCGAGCCGCGAGCTGCGCGACCAGATCCTGGCCACCGGCATGACGGACGGCATGGAGACCAGCTACGCACGCCTGGAGCGCGAGGTGCTCGCCACCGTCTGA
- a CDS encoding ornithine cyclodeaminase — MSSVPFLDVANTIRWVRTRGAEAVIAGMTDAVEADFRRWTAFDKTARVAAHSPEGVIELMPTSDGAAYGFKYVNGHPANPARGLQTVTAFGVLADVASGYPTFVAEMTVLTALRTAATSAMAARHLARPDAQVMAMIGTGSQAEFQALGFRAALGIRSLRVWDVDPGAMAKFVRNVEPLGFEVHVASSAADAVLGADVITTCTADKQRALVLTDDMVAPGVHVNAIGGDCPGKTELDPAILHRAAIFVEFEPQTRIEGEIQAVAADHPVTELWQVIAGTAAGRRDASDVTVFDSVGFAVEDFAALRYAHESVAGTDLVGWLDLVADPADPKDLFGLVAGADTLVAIS; from the coding sequence ATGAGCTCCGTGCCCTTCCTCGACGTCGCGAACACCATCCGCTGGGTCCGCACCCGCGGCGCCGAGGCGGTCATCGCCGGCATGACCGACGCCGTCGAGGCCGACTTCCGCCGCTGGACCGCCTTCGACAAGACGGCGCGCGTCGCCGCGCACTCCCCCGAGGGCGTCATCGAGCTGATGCCCACGAGCGACGGCGCGGCCTACGGGTTCAAGTACGTGAACGGCCACCCCGCCAACCCGGCGCGCGGCCTCCAGACCGTCACCGCGTTCGGCGTCCTGGCCGACGTCGCCTCGGGCTACCCCACGTTCGTGGCCGAGATGACGGTGCTGACGGCCCTGCGCACGGCGGCCACCTCGGCGATGGCGGCGCGCCACCTGGCCCGTCCGGACGCGCAGGTCATGGCGATGATCGGCACCGGGTCGCAGGCCGAGTTCCAGGCGCTCGGCTTCCGCGCCGCACTGGGCATCAGGTCACTGCGCGTGTGGGACGTCGACCCGGGCGCGATGGCGAAGTTCGTGCGCAACGTCGAGCCCCTCGGCTTCGAGGTGCACGTCGCGAGCAGCGCCGCGGACGCGGTGCTCGGCGCGGACGTGATCACCACGTGCACGGCCGACAAGCAGCGCGCGCTCGTCCTCACCGACGACATGGTGGCTCCCGGCGTGCACGTGAACGCGATCGGCGGCGACTGCCCCGGCAAGACCGAGCTCGACCCGGCGATCCTGCACCGTGCCGCGATCTTCGTGGAGTTCGAGCCCCAGACGCGCATCGAGGGCGAGATCCAAGCGGTCGCGGCCGACCACCCCGTCACCGAGCTGTGGCAGGTCATCGCGGGGACCGCCGCCGGCCGTCGCGACGCGTCCGACGTGACCGTCTTCGACTCGGTCGGCTTCGCCGTGGAGGACTTCGCGGCGCTGCGCTACGCGCACGAGTCCGTGGCGGGCACCGACCTGGTGGGCTGGCTCGACCTCGTCGCCGACCCGGCCGATCCCAAGGACCTCTTCGGCCTGGTGGCCGGCGCAGACACCCTGGTCGCCATCTCCTGA